In Helicobacter ibis, a genomic segment contains:
- the ychF gene encoding redox-regulated ATPase YchF, whose amino-acid sequence MGLSVGIVGLPNVGKSTTFNALTKTQNAQAANYPFCTIEPNKAVVPVPDRRLAELAKIVNPEKIQHSTIEFVDIAGLVKGASKGEGLGNQFLANIKETEVILHIVRCFEDSNITHVEGSIDPLRDIEIIETELLISDMQSVQKRVEKLTRLAKSGTDKEAKANLELAIELLKHIEDGKPARIFSKKDDDRFLLLDKELRLLSNKEIIYGANVDEESLKEDNKYVTELKKYAQDNGCDVIKLCSKIEEELVGLSNEEQVEFLEELGVKESGLDKIIHLGFAKLGLISYFTAGVKEVRAWTIKNGDKAPAAAGVIHNDFEKGFIKAEVISYDDFIKHGGEQKAKEAGVLRIEGKDYVVCDGDVMHFRFNV is encoded by the coding sequence ATGGGACTTAGCGTAGGGATTGTAGGACTACCAAATGTTGGAAAATCAACCACTTTTAATGCATTAACAAAAACACAAAATGCACAAGCTGCAAACTATCCATTTTGCACCATTGAGCCAAATAAAGCCGTAGTTCCTGTGCCTGATAGAAGACTTGCAGAATTAGCAAAAATAGTAAATCCAGAAAAGATTCAACACTCAACAATAGAATTTGTGGATATTGCTGGATTGGTTAAAGGAGCAAGTAAGGGAGAGGGTTTAGGAAATCAATTCTTAGCAAACATAAAAGAAACTGAAGTTATCTTGCATATCGTTCGTTGCTTTGAAGATTCAAACATCACACATGTAGAAGGCAGCATAGACCCACTAAGAGATATAGAAATAATCGAAACTGAACTGCTAATTTCAGATATGCAAAGCGTGCAAAAGAGAGTAGAAAAGCTAACTAGATTAGCAAAAAGTGGGACTGATAAGGAAGCAAAAGCAAATTTAGAACTAGCCATAGAGTTACTAAAACACATAGAAGATGGCAAACCAGCTAGAATCTTCAGCAAAAAAGATGACGATAGATTCTTATTACTAGATAAAGAACTAAGACTTCTTAGCAATAAAGAAATAATATATGGTGCAAATGTAGATGAAGAATCTCTAAAAGAAGATAATAAGTATGTAACAGAACTCAAAAAATACGCACAAGATAATGGTTGTGATGTAATAAAATTATGCTCCAAAATAGAAGAAGAATTAGTAGGCTTAAGTAATGAAGAACAAGTCGAGTTTTTAGAAGAGCTAGGAGTAAAAGAAAGTGGCTTGGATAAGATAATACATTTGGGATTTGCAAAGCTTGGGCTAATTAGCTACTTTACCGCTGGGGTAAAAGAAGTAAGAGCATGGACAATCAAAAATGGCGATAAAGCTCCAGCAGCAGCAGGTGTCATACATAATGACTTTGAAAAAGGATTTATAAAAGCAGAAGTAATATCTTATGATGACTTTATCAAACATGGTGGAGAACAAAAGGCTAAAGAAGCTGGTGTCTTAAGAATCGAAGGCAAGGATTATGTAGTATGCGATGGCGATGTAATGCACTTTAGATTTAATGTATAG
- a CDS encoding pyridoxal phosphate-dependent aminotransferase, with amino-acid sequence MEKVYSKKVENLSESITIAISTLARELKEQGKDILSFSAGEPDFDTPKVIKDEAIKAMDSGFTKYTAVAGIPDLLKAISLKLERDNNLKYETNEIVVSSGAKHSLYNVFESLINVGDEVIIPSPYWVTYPELVTYCGGKNVFIQTTQENNFKITKEQLRNAITNKTKFLVLTTPSNPTGMVYSKEELEDIADALKDTNIWVISDEIYEKLVYDGKFISTASINSHMLERTITINGLSKSVAMTGWRMGYLATKDKNLRKLIVNLQSQSMSNINSITQKASIAALDGRAETDIENMKIAFKKRRDLACELFSKINGLKVSKPDGAFYLFINCESINKNSMQFCKDLLEREGVAVVPGIGFGMDGYFRFSFATDLDSIKKGIERIYKFCKS; translated from the coding sequence ATGGAAAAAGTGTATTCTAAAAAAGTTGAGAATTTATCTGAATCTATAACCATAGCAATTAGCACACTTGCAAGGGAGCTAAAAGAACAAGGGAAAGATATATTGTCATTTTCTGCGGGTGAGCCTGACTTTGATACGCCAAAGGTAATTAAAGATGAGGCAATTAAGGCTATGGATAGTGGATTTACTAAATATACTGCAGTTGCTGGAATACCTGATTTGCTAAAAGCCATTAGCTTGAAGCTAGAAAGAGATAATAATCTAAAGTATGAAACAAACGAAATAGTAGTAAGCAGTGGTGCAAAGCATTCTTTATACAATGTCTTTGAATCTCTTATTAATGTGGGTGATGAAGTAATAATTCCATCTCCTTATTGGGTTACATATCCAGAGCTTGTTACATATTGTGGTGGTAAAAATGTATTTATACAAACAACACAAGAAAATAATTTCAAAATAACAAAAGAACAACTAAGAAATGCAATAACAAATAAAACAAAGTTTCTAGTATTGACAACTCCTTCAAATCCAACTGGTATGGTGTATTCTAAAGAGGAGCTAGAAGATATAGCAGATGCACTAAAAGATACTAATATTTGGGTTATAAGTGATGAGATATATGAGAAGTTAGTATACGATGGTAAGTTTATTTCAACTGCTAGTATTAATTCTCACATGCTTGAGAGAACAATTACCATAAATGGTCTTAGTAAGTCTGTGGCAATGACTGGTTGGAGAATGGGGTATCTTGCTACAAAGGATAAGAATCTAAGAAAACTAATAGTTAATCTTCAAAGTCAAAGCATGTCAAATATAAACTCTATTACTCAAAAGGCTTCTATTGCGGCACTTGATGGTAGAGCTGAAACTGATATAGAAAATATGAAAATCGCATTTAAAAAAAGAAGAGATCTAGCGTGTGAGTTATTCTCTAAAATAAATGGTCTAAAGGTTAGTAAGCCAGATGGTGCATTTTATTTATTTATAAATTGTGAATCTATCAATAAAAATTCTATGCAGTTTTGTAAAGATTTGCTAGAGAGAGAAGGTGTAGCAGTTGTTCCTGGTATTGGCTTTGGTATGGATGGATATTTTAGATTTTCATTTGCTACTGATTTAGATTCTATAAAAAAGGGAATAGAGAGAATATATAAATTTTGCAAATCATAG
- the groL gene encoding chaperonin GroEL (60 kDa chaperone family; promotes refolding of misfolded polypeptides especially under stressful conditions; forms two stacked rings of heptamers to form a barrel-shaped 14mer; ends can be capped by GroES; misfolded proteins enter the barrel where they are refolded when GroES binds) — MASKEINFSDNARNRLYEGVKQLSDAVKVTMGPRGRNVLIQKSFGAPSITKDGVSVAKEIELADPIANMGAQLVKEVASKTADAAGDGTTTATVLAYSIFKEGLRNITAGANPVEVKRGMDKAAEAITEELKKMSKPVSGKKEIAQVASISANSDVKVGDLIAEAMEKVGKDGVITVEEAKGINDELSVVEGMQFDRGYLSPYFVTNSDKMETELEHPYILLTDKKITSMKDILPLLESTMKSGKPLLIIAEDIEGEALTTLVVNKLRGVLNVAAVKAPGFGDRRKEMLKDIATLTGGEVISEELGKTLENASIEDLGQASRIVIDKDNTTIVDGAGEKNAVEARIAQIKTQIESTTSDYDKEKLQERLAKLSGGVAVIKVGAASEVEMKEKKDRVDDALSATKAAVEEGIIIGGGAALIRAAAKVNLDLSGDEKIGYEIIKRAIKAPIKQIATNAGFDDGVVVNNVEKDSNANNGFDASNGSYVDMFEAGIIDPLKVARIALQNAVSVSSLLLTTEATVHEIKEDKPAMPDMSGMGGMGGMGGMM, encoded by the coding sequence ATGGCAAGTAAAGAAATTAATTTTTCAGATAACGCAAGAAATAGACTATATGAAGGTGTAAAGCAACTAAGCGATGCTGTTAAAGTAACAATGGGACCAAGAGGAAGAAATGTATTAATTCAAAAAAGCTTCGGTGCTCCAAGCATAACAAAAGATGGTGTATCAGTTGCTAAAGAAATCGAATTAGCAGATCCTATTGCAAATATGGGAGCACAACTTGTAAAAGAAGTAGCAAGTAAAACTGCAGATGCAGCAGGTGATGGAACTACAACTGCAACAGTTCTAGCATATAGTATTTTTAAAGAAGGACTAAGAAACATAACTGCAGGTGCAAACCCAGTAGAAGTAAAAAGAGGAATGGATAAAGCAGCTGAAGCTATCACAGAAGAATTAAAGAAAATGTCAAAACCAGTTTCAGGCAAAAAAGAAATCGCACAAGTTGCTTCAATCTCTGCAAACTCTGATGTTAAAGTAGGTGATTTAATCGCTGAAGCTATGGAAAAAGTTGGCAAAGATGGTGTTATCACTGTTGAAGAAGCAAAAGGAATCAATGATGAATTAAGCGTTGTTGAGGGTATGCAATTTGATAGAGGTTATCTAAGTCCTTATTTTGTTACAAATAGCGATAAAATGGAAACAGAATTAGAGCACCCTTATATTCTTTTAACAGATAAGAAAATCACTTCTATGAAAGATATTCTTCCACTTTTAGAATCTACTATGAAAAGTGGCAAACCACTTTTAATCATCGCAGAAGACATTGAAGGAGAAGCTCTAACAACTCTAGTAGTAAATAAACTAAGAGGTGTGCTAAATGTAGCAGCAGTTAAGGCTCCGGGATTTGGTGATAGAAGAAAAGAAATGCTAAAAGATATTGCTACTCTAACAGGTGGTGAAGTAATTAGCGAAGAACTTGGTAAAACGCTAGAAAATGCAAGCATTGAAGATCTAGGACAAGCTTCAAGAATCGTAATTGACAAAGATAATACAACTATTGTAGATGGTGCTGGTGAGAAAAATGCAGTAGAAGCAAGAATCGCACAAATCAAAACTCAAATTGAAAGCACAACAAGCGACTACGATAAAGAAAAGCTACAAGAAAGACTAGCAAAGCTAAGCGGTGGTGTAGCAGTTATTAAAGTTGGTGCTGCAAGTGAAGTAGAAATGAAAGAGAAAAAAGACAGAGTAGATGACGCACTATCAGCTACTAAAGCTGCTGTTGAAGAAGGGATCATCATCGGTGGTGGAGCTGCATTAATTAGAGCAGCTGCTAAGGTTAATTTAGATCTAAGTGGTGATGAGAAAATCGGATATGAAATAATAAAAAGAGCAATCAAAGCTCCTATTAAGCAAATTGCTACAAATGCAGGATTTGATGATGGTGTAGTAGTAAATAATGTAGAAAAAGATTCAAATGCAAATAATGGATTTGATGCTTCAAATGGAAGCTATGTAGATATGTTTGAAGCAGGAATTATTGATCCACTAAAAGTTGCAAGAATCGCACTACAAAATGCAGTATCAGTTTCAAGCCTACTTCTAACAACAGAAGCAACAGTGCATGAAATTAAAGAAGACAAACCAGCTATGCCTGATATGAGCGGTATGGGTGGTATGGGTGGAATGGGTGGAATGATGTAA
- a CDS encoding leucyl aminopeptidase has translation MNLLAKDKIGDIELILIKNKKLPKNLSKAEKDSLDKYDFDGSGSCMLLEYKKFFIGIDDCGYEFPNAIRDSISQAIQKLKSLKINSISIEASSESELKEICEGFLLGNYSFDSYKTKKSKNHIKEIYIQSTKLTKTQIENQISQSKIITESINKIRELINTPPQDATPNYVANFAHKIAKDSNISCKIHDSKFLKKENMEAFLAVAKASINEPFMVHLHYKPNTKKKVPKIALVGKGLTYDSGGLSLKPGDYMTTMKADKSGACAVIGILEIVAKLKLEVEVHGILGLAENMIGGNAYKPDDILTARNKKTIEVRNTDAEGRLVLADCLSYASDLKPDYLIDLATLTGACVVALGDYTIGIMGYNQKLKENFAKHAFNAGELSGILPFNPYLKKLYSSEVADLCNIPSSRYGSAISAGMFLGEFVSKDLQDKWIHLDIAGPAYVEKSWGVNPFGATGAGVRACVEFIRNIKE, from the coding sequence ATGAATCTACTAGCAAAAGACAAAATCGGTGATATAGAATTAATACTAATAAAAAATAAGAAATTACCAAAAAATCTAAGCAAAGCAGAGAAAGATTCGCTAGATAAATACGACTTTGATGGAAGCGGATCATGTATGCTATTAGAGTATAAAAAGTTTTTTATAGGAATTGATGATTGTGGATATGAATTCCCAAATGCTATTAGAGATTCAATATCACAAGCAATACAAAAACTAAAATCACTAAAAATAAATAGCATATCAATAGAGGCTAGTAGCGAATCTGAATTAAAAGAAATTTGCGAAGGATTTTTGCTTGGGAACTATTCTTTTGATAGCTACAAAACTAAAAAATCAAAAAACCACATAAAAGAAATATATATACAATCAACAAAACTTACAAAAACACAAATCGAAAATCAAATATCACAAAGCAAAATAATTACAGAATCTATAAACAAAATAAGAGAGTTAATAAATACTCCACCACAAGATGCAACGCCAAATTATGTGGCAAATTTTGCTCATAAGATAGCCAAAGATTCTAATATTTCTTGCAAAATACATGATTCAAAATTCCTAAAAAAGGAAAATATGGAAGCCTTCTTAGCAGTTGCAAAGGCAAGTATCAATGAGCCTTTCATGGTGCATTTACACTACAAGCCAAACACAAAGAAAAAAGTTCCAAAAATTGCACTTGTAGGAAAGGGATTAACATATGATAGTGGTGGTCTTAGCTTAAAACCGGGTGATTATATGACCACAATGAAGGCTGATAAGAGTGGAGCTTGTGCTGTTATTGGGATTTTGGAAATAGTTGCAAAACTAAAGTTAGAAGTTGAAGTTCATGGAATCTTGGGCTTAGCAGAAAATATGATAGGAGGCAATGCCTACAAACCAGATGATATATTAACAGCTAGAAATAAAAAGACAATAGAAGTTAGAAATACCGATGCTGAAGGTAGGCTTGTATTGGCTGATTGTCTAAGCTATGCTAGTGATTTAAAACCTGATTATCTAATAGATCTAGCAACACTCACCGGTGCCTGTGTTGTCGCACTTGGAGATTATACAATTGGTATCATGGGATATAATCAAAAACTAAAAGAAAACTTTGCAAAACACGCCTTTAATGCTGGTGAGCTAAGTGGGATTCTACCTTTTAATCCATACTTAAAAAAGCTATATTCATCAGAAGTAGCTGATTTGTGCAACATACCTTCTAGTAGATATGGTAGTGCAATTAGTGCTGGTATGTTTTTGGGAGAATTTGTAAGTAAAGATTTGCAAGATAAATGGATTCATCTAGATATAGCAGGTCCTGCATATGTTGAGAAATCATGGGGGGTAAATCCATTTGGAGCAACCGGTGCTGGTGTTAGGGCTTGTGTAGAATTTATAAGAAATATAAAGGAATAA
- the groES gene encoding co-chaperone GroES has protein sequence MNFKPLGERILVERLEEDTKTASGIIIPDNAKEKPLMGEVKAIGSIVKEVSVNDKIVFGKYSGTEVKLDGKEYLILKLEDVLGVLA, from the coding sequence ATGAATTTCAAACCACTTGGAGAGAGAATCTTAGTAGAAAGACTTGAAGAAGATACTAAAACCGCTTCTGGAATTATTATACCTGATAATGCTAAAGAAAAACCACTAATGGGTGAAGTAAAAGCTATCGGTAGCATAGTAAAAGAAGTGAGCGTAAATGATAAAATTGTATTTGGCAAATATTCTGGCACAGAAGTAAAACTAGACGGAAAAGAATATTTAATTTTAAAATTAGAAGATGTTTTAGGCGTTTTAGCTTAA